From Glycine max cultivar Williams 82 chromosome 11, Glycine_max_v4.0, whole genome shotgun sequence, the proteins below share one genomic window:
- the LOC102660664 gene encoding uncharacterized protein encodes MLDCGPVVVAVVLFVLLMPGLLFQVPGRSRCLEFGNFQTSGASILVHSLLYFGLICLFLFAIKVHFYIG; translated from the coding sequence ATGTTGGACTGTGGGCCTGTGGTTGTGGCTGTGGTGCTATTCGTGTTGTTAATGCCTGGCTTGCTTTTTCAAGTACCTGGACGCTCAAGGTGCCTTGAGTTTGGCAACTTTCAGACCAGTGGTGCTTCCATTCTAGTTCACTCCCTCCTCTACTTTGGCCTCATTTGTCTTTTCTTGTTTGCCATTAAGGTCCACTTTTACATCGGCTAG